In a genomic window of Sus scrofa isolate TJ Tabasco breed Duroc chromosome 4, Sscrofa11.1, whole genome shotgun sequence:
- the TPD52 gene encoding tumor protein D52 isoform X7, which yields MDGSEMDFYEDYQSPFDFNTGVNKSYLYLSPNGNVSPPGSPALQKRGLLRTDPVPEEGEDVAATIGANEPLSEEEREELRRELTKVEEEIQTLSQVLAAKEKHLAEIKRKLGINSLQELKQNLAKGWQDVTATSAYKKTSETLSQAGQKASAAFSSVGSVITKKLEDVNLK from the exons ATGGATGGTAGCGAGATGGATTTTTATGAGGACTACCAGTCCCCGTTTGATTTTAACACAGGAGTGAACAAAAGCTATCTCTACCTGTCTCCTAATGGAAACGTATCCCCACCAGGATCACCTGCTCTCCAGAAACGTG GTCTGCTGAGAACAGACCCGGTACCGGAGGAAGGAGAAGATGTTGCTGCCACGATCGGTGCCAATGAGCCCCTATCAGAGGAGGAGCGAGAAGAGCTGAGAAGAGAACTTACAAAG GTAGAAGAAGAAATCCAGACCCTGTCTCAAGTGTTAGCAGCAAAAGAGAAGCATCTAGCGGAGATCAAGCGAAAACTTGGGATCAATTCACTACAGGAACTAAAACAGAACCTTGCCAAAGGGTGGCAGGATGTGACGGCCACATCAGC ATACAAGAAGACATCTGAAACTTTATCTCAGGCTGGACAGAAAGCTTCAGCTGCTTTTTCGTCTGTTGGATCAGTCATCACCAAAAAGCTGGAAGACGTCAA